The following nucleotide sequence is from Firmicutes bacterium ASF500.
GACGCCCCCCTCGTCCCCGGAGGGACCGTGGGTCTGGTTCAGGGCTTCTAAAATTTCAATCAGTTCCATAGCGTCTCCTCAGTCCCACCAGAAGTACCAATAGCTGGATTTCGCCAGACCGTCCGCCAGCCGCCCGACGGTCTCCACCCCCTGGTCCACGATGTCGTTGCAGTAGGCGTACTGCTCCAGAGCCAGGTCCAGGGCCTGTTCCTTTGAAATACCGTGGACATCAGGCAGGGCATACTCCAGTACATCATGGGTCATCAGGGCGGGGAAGGCCCCGTACTTTTCAAACCAGTACTTTGCCACCGCCATATGCTCTTCATTGGCGGGGCACTCGTTCCAGCCGCCGAAGGGCAGGTAGGCGAAGACCTCCCAGGGGTTTTTGACCGGAATCTCCGCCAGAATGATGGGGATTGTCTGTTCGCCGCTATAGTCCCAAATACTCAAAAAGCGGTCGATCGCCTCGCCGCCGGCCACCTCGCCCATCAGCTGCTCCCAATAGCCGGGCTCCTCCTCCACGTCCTCCTTGTATTCGCTCAGCCGGTTTTGGAGAAATTCCTCTCCCGACTCCAGCGGGGTGGACAAAAGCTCCCGCCGGACCTGGTCCTTGTCCTCGCCGTTGAGCTCAAAGCACTCCAGCAGCAGCTCGTCCACCGCCACCATCATGGGGACAAAGCCCTCCTTCTTTCCCCGGGCACGGGCCTGGCAGAAGTCGGAAATCATCGGCTGGCAGTCGTCGGACGGGGGATAGTAGGTACAGGGACAGCCCAGGTACTCCTTCATCTGCTCTACCTGTTCTTCGATTGTGTGTTCTCCTCGCATAACGTCATTCTCCTTCTGTATGTTATTGTAGGGGCGGCCTGTGGCCGCCCGTTTGCGACGGGCGTTTTTTGCTCTTTGCGGGCGGTTGTCTTGTTCCCTGCGGGCGGCCGAAGGCCGCCCCTACAGGCCTGCCATTTCCTCCAGGAACAGCCGGGTGAGCTTGAGCATATTTTCAAAGTCGGCGATACTGCCCACGCTGGCGGGGGCGTGGAGATACCGCACGGCGGCGGACAGGGCGGCCACCCTCACCCCCGCCTTGGTGCGCTGGATGGTGCGGGCGTCGTTGCCCCCGGCGATATACTCCTTGGTCTGCCAGGGGATGCCGTTCTCCTCCGCCAGGCGGCGCAGAGTCTCGAAGAGCTCCCGGTCGTAGATGGTGGCCCCGTCCATATAGGAGATTACCGGCCCCCTGCCTGGAGCGCACACCCGGCGGTGGGCCTCCACCCCGGGCAGGCCGGCGGCGGTGGTGGTCTCCAGCACCAGGGTGATCTCCGGGGTGACGGAAAAGGCCGCGCCGAAGGCCCCCCGGGTGCCCACCTCCTCCTGGGCGGTGAAAGCGAAGGTCACGTCCAGAGGCAGGTCCTCCTCCAGCAGCTTGAGCATCACGGCACAGCCCACCCGGTCGTCGATGGCCTTGGCCTTGAACAGGCCGTCGCCAATTTCCTCGGGCTGGCAGACAAAGGCGCCGTAGTCCCCCAGCTCCACCAGCTGTTCGGCGGCTTCCCGGTCCCTGGCCCCGATGTCGATATACAGGGATTCCGTCTTGGGGGCCTTCTTCCGCTCCTCCTTGGTGGTCAGGTGGATGGCTTTCAGGCCGATCACTCCGGGAACCTTTTTCTCTCCAATGACCACCGGCTTGCCGATGGCTACCCGGCGGTCCACCCCGCCCACAAAGTCGAACTTGAGGAAGCCCTCGTCGGTGACGCGGGTAATGATGACCCCCACCTCGTCCATGTGGGCGCAGAGCATCAGCCTGTTCCCGGTGGACTTTTTCCCTTTTTTGAAGACAATCAGATTTCCAATGCGGTCCAAACGGGGTTCAGCGGAACACTCCAGCGCCCGCCGGGTGAGGTAACTGCGCACCTCGCTCTCGTTTCCCGAGACGCCGTCAAGCAGGCACAGCTCTTTCAACGTATTCAGCATGGTTCATCCTCCTCCCGGTAAGGGCCGCAGTCCTCCTCCACATAGGCGGCCAGCAGTGCGGCGGTGTTCTCCAGGTCCGTCTTGCTCACCACCTCCAGCGGGGTGTGCATATACCGCTCCGGGATGGACAGCACCGCTGTGGCTACACCCTCTCGGCTAATCTGAATGGGCCATGCGTTGGTGCCGCTGGACCCGGACGAGACCTCAATCTGAAGGGGCATGTCCAGCGCCGCCGCCAGCGCTTTCAGGCGGCGGGACATCGCCGGGGCGCAGTTGGGCCCCACGCCGATGACCGGACCGCCCCCCAGCTTGAAGGTCTCGTGTTTGGACGCGTCCGGGCTGTCTCCGTGGGTCACGTCCACCGCCACACACAGGTTGGGGGCGATTTCATAGGCGGCGGTAATAGCCCCGGAGCTGTGGGTCTCCTCCTGGGTGGAGCCCAGGACGTACAGATCCACGTCCAGCTCCTTCCCCCGCAGCCGCTCCAGCACGTCCAGCAGGACGGCGAAGCCCGCCCGGTCGTCCAGAGCCTTGCCGCAGAGCAGGTCCTCCCCCAGGGGCGTACAGCCCCCCCGGTAGGTGGCCGGGGTGCCGATGGGGATCTTTTTCTCCGCCTCCTCCTGACTGAGGCCCACGTCAATAAACAGGTCTTTGATGGGCAGGGATTTGTCCATATCCTCCCCGCTCTGGACGTGGGGAGGCAGGCAGGCCACTACCCCATAGATGGGGGGATCGGTGAGCAGCACCACCTCCCGGTCGGGGAGCATTCTGGGGTCCACGCCCCCCAGGGGGGCGAAGCGGAGGAAGCCCTCGTCGTGGCCGGTAACGATGAAGCCGATCTCGTCCAGGTGGGCGTCCAGCAGCAGCTTTGGGGCATTCTCTGCCCCGCACTGGCGCACCCCCACCACACTGCCCAGCGGGGTGGTATACACCTCGTCCACCAGGGGCCGGAGCAGCTCCGCCGCCGCCTCAGCCACCCCTGTCTCAAAGCCGCTGGGCCCGGACAGGGCGCACATCCGGCTCAGCGTCTGTTCATAGTTCAAATCAAGTCCCTCCCGATGGTCGATGCCTCGCGCCCGCCGGCGCCCGCCGGCGGGGACAGGGCTAGTTTGCCAAGGTATTCCTATCCTAATACGGAACGGAAAAACTTGCAAGTCCTTTGAAAAATTTTGGGGAAAATGATTGACAATTAGGGGATAACCCGCTATAGTGTAACTCGCTATCCGTGAAAGCCGGTCACCGCACCGCCGTCCCCCCAGGACGGTCTGGCCGCCCGGTGAATAAATCGAGGGAGCTGACAAAGTAAAACAACAGAAATGGGGGAGGATACATGTCCAAGGAGTTGATCCGCCTGACCGACTGCGTCGTGGCGTTCGACGAGGATATCGTACTCGACAAAATCAATTTAAGCATCAGGGATAAGGAATTCCTCACACTGCTCGGACCCAGCGGGTGCGGCAAGACAACCACGCTCAGAATCATTGGTGGTTTTCAGACGCCGACTGCTGGAGATGTTTTGTTCGACGGGGTGAGGATTAATGCTGTCCCGCCCCACAAGCGGACCATCAACACGGTGTTCCAGAAGTACGCCCTGTTCCCGCACCTGAACGTGTATGAGAACATCGCCTTCGGCCTGCGCATTCCCAAGGCGGACGCCTCTGGAAACAAGGTGAAGCTGCCCGAGGAGGAGATCGACCGGCGGGTGCTGGAGATGCTGGAGATTGTCAATCTCAAGGGCTTTGAAAAGCGGCGGACCAGCCAGCTGTCCGGCGGACAGCAGCAGCGGGTGGCTATCGCCCGGGCGCTGGTCAACCGGCCCAAGGTGCTGCTTCTGGACGAGCCCCTGGGGGCGCTGGACCTAAAGCTGCGCAAGGACATGCAGAACGAGCTCAAGCGCATCCAGAAGGCCATGGAGATCACCTTCGTCTACGTCACCCACGACCAGGAAGAGGCGCTGGCGATGTCGGACACCGTGGTGGTTATGGACGCCGGGCGCATTCAGCAGATCGGCTCTCCGGAGGACATCTACAACGAGCCGCGCAACGCCTTCGTGGCCGACTTCATCGGCGAGTCCAACATCATCGACGGCATCATGCGCGCCGACGGGGTGGTGGAGATCTTTAACCGGAAGTTCCAGTGTCTGGACAGCGGCTTTGAGAAGGATGAGCCGGTGGACGTGGTTATCCGGCCCGAGGACGTGGACATCGTTCCCGAGGACCAGGGCCAGCTGAAAGGTACCGTCACCTCCGTCACCTTCAAGGGGATGCAGTACGATATCATCGTGGATTTCTCCGGCTTTAAGTGGCTGATTCAGACCACCGACCTGTCCCCCGTGGGCAGCCGCATCGGCATCAAGATCGACCCCGACGGCATCCACGTCATGAAAAAGAGCGGCTACTCCGGCCTGTTCGGCGACTACTCCTCCTACTCCGAGGAGTATGAGGAGATCAGCGACGCCAGCTTTGACCCGGAGGGGGAGGACGGCGGGGATGAAGAATAAGCTGTCCTGGTTCGCCGTCCCCTATGTGGGGTGGATGGCGCTGATGGTGGTCATCCCCATCCTCATTATGGTGGTATATGCCTTTACCACCGCGGACTTTGAGGGCACCACGGAAAACTTTTCCGAAATGGGCCTCTACGCCTCGGTCTTTGTCCGCTCCTTCCGGCTGGCGCTGATCGCCACCCTGGTCTGCCTGTTCATCGGCTATCCGGTGTCCTACTGGATGGCCCACGAGGGCCCCGGCTTTCAGCGGCTGGCTATGGCCCTCATCATGCTCCCCATGTGGATGAACTTCCTTCTGCGGACCTACTCCTGGATGTCCATTCTGGAGAACAACGGCCTGCTCAACCAGTTCTTCGGGGCCATCGGCCTGCTGGACCTGCTGGGAGTGGAGTACATCCCCATGATCGGCACCCCCGGGGCGGTGGTGCTGGGCATGGTGTATAACTACCTGCCCTTTATGATTCTGCCTATCTACTCGGTGATTGTCAAGCTGGACGGCTCCCTCCTCGAGGCCGCCCGGGACCTGGGGGCGGACAGCGGCCGGGTGTTCCGCAAAGTGATCCTGCCCCTGTCCCTGCCCGGGGTGCTGTCCGGGGTGACTATGGTGTTTGTCCCCTCGGTGTCCACCTTCGCCATCTCCCGCCTGCTGGGAGGCGGCACCCAGATCATGCTGGGCGACCTCATTGAACAGCAATTCCTGGGCGGGGCCTACGACCCCCACCTGGGCGCGGCCATCTCCATGGTGATGATGGTCATTGTGGTGGTCTGCATGGTGGTTATGAACCGCTTCGGCGAGGGCGAAAGGGAGGCGGTGCTGCTATGACTTATGTTGTTTGGAACGCCGCGCATGTAGGGCGGGACGACTCGGCCCGCCGCGCCGCGGGCCCCCTGATTTCGGCGCGCCGGGGTCGTCGCGCCCTACAGAGGAGGGCCTGTTTATGAAGAGCTCCAACCGTCTTGGCAGCCGTCTGCTCATCGGGCTGATGTTCCTCTTTCTGTACGCCCCCATTGTCCTGCTCATTATTTTCTCCTTCAACGCCGGGGACTCCAGCGCCGTTTGGAAGGGCTTTTCCCTCCACTGGTACGCCAAGCTGTTTCAGAACCGGCTGATTATGGAGAGCGTCTACACCACCCTGCTGGTCTCCCTTCTGGCCACCGCCATCGCCACCGTGGCCGGCACCTTCGCCGCCATCGGGCTGTACAGCCTGGGCCGGCGGCGGCGGGAGGCCCTGCTGACGGTGAACAACATCCCCATGATGAACGCCGATATCGTCACCGGCGTCAGCCTGTGCCTGTTCTTTGTGGCCTTTTTTCAGGGCTGGGGGACCTTCGCCCGGTGGTTCAACTCCATCCAGAGCGCGGTGGAGCTGCCCGACCGGCTGGTGCTGGGCTTTACCACCCTGCTGCTGGCCCACGTATCCTTCAACATCCCCTATGTGATCCTCAACGTGGCCCCCAAGCTGCGGCAGATGGACCGCAACCTGATGGACGCGGCCCAGGACCTGGGCTGTACCTGGATGCAGGCCTTCTGGAAGGTGATGCTTCCCGAGATCAAGCCGGGCATCGTCTCCGGGGCCCTCATCGCCTTCACCATGTCCATTGACGACTTCATCATCTCCTACTTCACCGCCGGGTCGGCCAGCTCCACCCTGGCAATGGCGATTTACGGCATGACCAAGAAGCGGGTCACCCCGGAGGTCAACGCCATCTCCACTCTGCTGTTTCTGTCGGTGCTCCTCCTGCTGCTGGCCTCCAACCTCAAGGAGATCCGTCAGGAGCGCCGGGCGGCGGGAGGAGTGGTTCGGAAGCCCTCCCCCCTGGACCGCGTCTGGCAGCGGCTGGGCGAGCCCCGGTTCAAATGGCTGCGCTGGGGGACGGCGGGGGCGCTGGCCTGCGTCTTTGTGGCGCTGGTCTCCTTCCTCAGCTACGCCACCGGCTCCCGGCCCGTGGTCAATGTGTGCTCCTGGGGAGAGTACATCGACGAGGACCTCATTACTCAATTTGAGGCGCAGACCGGCATCCGGGTGAACTACCAGACCGCCGAGAGCAACGAGGCCCTGTATTCCCTGCTGAAGAGCGGTGGGGCGGACTACGACGTGGTGGTCCCCTCCGACTATATGATCGGCCGCCTCATCGCCGAGGACATGCTGGAGCCCCTGGATTACAGCCAGATTCCCAACTTTTCACTCATCGACGGCCGCTTTAAAAACCTGTCCTACGACCCGGACAACCGGTACACCGTCCCCTACACCTGGGGTACCCTGGGGATCATCTACAACACCGAGATGGTAGACGAGGAGATCACCAGCTGGGGGGCCCTGTACGACGGCAAATACGCCGGGAACGTCCTGCTCATCAACAACTCCCGGGATGCCCTGGGGGCGGCGCTGATGTACCTGGGCTATTCGGTGAACACCACCGACCCGGCGGAGATTCGTCAGGCCTATGAGCTGGTGGCCGACGCCAACCGCCGGGGGGTCTTCCAGGGCCGGGTGATGGACGAGGTCTTTCAGAAGATGGAGGGCGGCAACGCCGCCATCGCCACCTACTACGCCGGCGACTATCTGTCCATGGTGGACAACCAGGCCGACGGGGTGGACCTGGCCTTCGTCGTCCCGGAGGAGGGCTCCAACTGGTTCGTGGACGCCATGTGCGTGCTGAAGGACGCCCCCCACTACGACGCGGCCATGGAGTGGATTAACTTCATCGCCTCCACCGAGGCCAACCTGGCCAACATGGACTATATCTGGTACGCCTCCCCCAACCGGGAGGCCCTGGAGCAGTATCCCGCCTACTACGAGGAGCTCTACGGCGAGGAGCTGGACCGGTCGGTCTATGAGATTATGGCCGCTCCCCCTGAAACCCTGGAGCGGTGCGAGGCCTATGTCAATCTGCCCGCCGAGACCTTGAATCTGTACAACACCCTTTGGACGCAGCTGGGAATTGACTGACCCTTTCTTTAATTAGCCCAACAAAAAGCCTCGCCGCTGGCGAGGCTTTTTGACAGACCAACAGGCCGCCCGTCTGGGCGGCCTGTGCTTTTTAGAAGCGGTTCAGCTCGGCGGAGCCGTCGTCGCGGCCCTTTTCGATGGCGCGGACAACGGCCCAGTAGCCGAAATCCTTGTTGACCTGGACATAGAAGCGGTCGCCCGCCCTTTTGCCCAGGAGGGCGGAGCCCATGGGGGACTCCTTGCTGATGAGGCCGTGGGAGACATCCTGACGCACGGTGGTCACCACCTGCCAGGTCTCCTCCTCCTCGTCCTCCTCCAGCCAGATGGTCACCTTGTCGTACAGGCCCACCGTGTCGGCGGCGGAGTGGTCCTCGATAACCCGGGCGGTTTTAATCATGTTCTCCAGATAGCGGATGCGGCTCTCGTTCTTGTTCTTCTCCTGCTTAGCCGCCTTGTACTCAAAATTCTCGCTCAGGTCGCCGAAGCCCCGGGCCACCTTCACCTCCTCCAGCAGCTGGGGCCGGAGGGTGATCCGCCGGTAGTTCAGCTCC
It contains:
- the greA_1 gene encoding Transcription elongation factor GreA, which produces MHNELTKIDLQKMREELNYRRITLRPQLLEEVKVARGFGDLSENFEYKAAKQEKNKNESRIRYLENMIKTARVIEDHSAADTVGLYDKVTIWLEEDEEEETWQVVTTVRQDVSHGLISKESPMGSALLGKRAGDRFYVQVNKDFGYWAVVRAIEKGRDDGSAELNRF
- the potH gene encoding Putrescine transport system permease protein PotH; this translates as MKNKLSWFAVPYVGWMALMVVIPILIMVVYAFTTADFEGTTENFSEMGLYASVFVRSFRLALIATLVCLFIGYPVSYWMAHEGPGFQRLAMALIMLPMWMNFLLRTYSWMSILENNGLLNQFFGAIGLLDLLGVEYIPMIGTPGAVVLGMVYNYLPFMILPIYSVIVKLDGSLLEAARDLGADSGRVFRKVILPLSLPGVLSGVTMVFVPSVSTFAISRLLGGGTQIMLGDLIEQQFLGGAYDPHLGAAISMVMMVIVVVCMVVMNRFGEGEREAVLL
- the potA_1 gene encoding Spermidine/putrescine import ATP-binding protein PotA, with amino-acid sequence MSKELIRLTDCVVAFDEDIVLDKINLSIRDKEFLTLLGPSGCGKTTTLRIIGGFQTPTAGDVLFDGVRINAVPPHKRTINTVFQKYALFPHLNVYENIAFGLRIPKADASGNKVKLPEEEIDRRVLEMLEIVNLKGFEKRRTSQLSGGQQQRVAIARALVNRPKVLLLDEPLGALDLKLRKDMQNELKRIQKAMEITFVYVTHDQEEALAMSDTVVVMDAGRIQQIGSPEDIYNEPRNAFVADFIGESNIIDGIMRADGVVEIFNRKFQCLDSGFEKDEPVDVVIRPEDVDIVPEDQGQLKGTVTSVTFKGMQYDIIVDFSGFKWLIQTTDLSPVGSRIGIKIDPDGIHVMKKSGYSGLFGDYSSYSEEYEEISDASFDPEGEDGGDEE
- the ysdC_2 gene encoding Putative aminopeptidase YsdC gives rise to the protein MLNTLKELCLLDGVSGNESEVRSYLTRRALECSAEPRLDRIGNLIVFKKGKKSTGNRLMLCAHMDEVGVIITRVTDEGFLKFDFVGGVDRRVAIGKPVVIGEKKVPGVIGLKAIHLTTKEERKKAPKTESLYIDIGARDREAAEQLVELGDYGAFVCQPEEIGDGLFKAKAIDDRVGCAVMLKLLEEDLPLDVTFAFTAQEEVGTRGAFGAAFSVTPEITLVLETTTAAGLPGVEAHRRVCAPGRGPVISYMDGATIYDRELFETLRRLAEENGIPWQTKEYIAGGNDARTIQRTKAGVRVAALSAAVRYLHAPASVGSIADFENMLKLTRLFLEEMAGL
- the ysdC_3 gene encoding Putative aminopeptidase YsdC, which codes for MNYEQTLSRMCALSGPSGFETGVAEAAAELLRPLVDEVYTTPLGSVVGVRQCGAENAPKLLLDAHLDEIGFIVTGHDEGFLRFAPLGGVDPRMLPDREVVLLTDPPIYGVVACLPPHVQSGEDMDKSLPIKDLFIDVGLSQEEAEKKIPIGTPATYRGGCTPLGEDLLCGKALDDRAGFAVLLDVLERLRGKELDVDLYVLGSTQEETHSSGAITAAYEIAPNLCVAVDVTHGDSPDASKHETFKLGGGPVIGVGPNCAPAMSRRLKALAAALDMPLQIEVSSGSSGTNAWPIQISREGVATAVLSIPERYMHTPLEVVSKTDLENTAALLAAYVEEDCGPYREEDEPC